A window of the Nitrosopumilus ureiphilus genome harbors these coding sequences:
- the nrdD gene encoding anaerobic ribonucleoside-triphosphate reductase produces MKMSDEDLELDMDANLDDDDLDLESDLDSDSSPKRSGILQSTSKRVRMIFSVMASPNRIDILRILNSKGPLTYSELKSLAGFKSKKESGKFAYHLRKLLRQSLVALNKSERRYTITNLGKLVLSLARQIEERSIIESGKMYVRTSHQSIEEFNSHKIIQSLVREGSLPLELAQKITEEVENRIYKYQTTYLTGSLIREMVNSVLLEHGHEEYRNKLARLGLPVYDVQEMISNLDNVDNGAEGLLFNTGQRVFAEHLLTNILPKDVADSHLSGDLHITNPGIWSMIPDTIFVNVKELIEDGINLGGKYLDVSRIPASKQLDDITSSLSIVIALLSKEASQEVVIDGLVQLFTKHSKSLTELEQKLTDAFATASTTAKYNKTSTKVSIRLQLGTDTKIINSIINAYKNYTKITPIPKIGLIVDVDKGKITDVSESIAEIISIGGHVMFAKGQTSSSGVTNGSTKITTPLSINLESVSINLPRLAFESNKDETYFRARLALLMKPALSSMALRKKEISDLTRRGLNPILAKNTQYMQRSSVSLVVNLVGLKESVFNILGFQDNKEGRDILHKVIETAVDVGVKKGKELGDTVAICMTETEASARFATLDGEKYGKNSSLNSMEGDSYSQGIVINASEISNYTNKSESIVEANKLSKILSGGLLVTLQIDNDAKIADIKKSLEKASELTTSFKPVRKIAICGECGFKDEPFEDKCPKCKSPYVV; encoded by the coding sequence ATGAAAATGAGTGATGAAGATTTAGAATTAGATATGGATGCTAACTTAGATGATGACGATTTAGATTTAGAATCTGACCTGGACTCTGATTCATCACCAAAGAGAAGTGGAATTTTACAATCTACATCAAAACGTGTAAGGATGATCTTCTCTGTAATGGCAAGTCCGAACAGAATCGATATTCTTAGAATCTTAAATTCTAAAGGACCTTTGACCTATTCTGAGTTAAAATCTCTGGCAGGATTCAAGTCAAAAAAGGAAAGTGGAAAATTTGCATATCACTTGAGAAAATTACTCAGACAATCACTTGTTGCACTAAACAAATCTGAAAGACGATACACAATTACAAATCTTGGAAAACTAGTTTTAAGTTTGGCAAGACAAATCGAGGAAAGATCAATTATTGAAAGTGGAAAAATGTATGTTAGAACATCTCATCAATCAATTGAGGAATTTAATTCACATAAAATTATTCAATCATTAGTTCGTGAAGGAAGTCTTCCATTGGAGCTTGCACAAAAAATCACTGAAGAGGTTGAAAATAGAATTTACAAATATCAGACTACCTATCTTACTGGCTCACTTATCAGAGAAATGGTAAATTCTGTTCTCCTTGAGCATGGCCATGAGGAATACAGGAACAAACTTGCACGCCTAGGCCTGCCTGTTTATGACGTTCAAGAGATGATTTCTAATTTAGATAATGTCGATAATGGTGCTGAAGGCCTCCTCTTTAACACAGGACAAAGAGTGTTTGCTGAACACCTACTTACAAATATCTTGCCAAAAGATGTAGCAGATTCTCATCTTTCTGGAGACTTGCATATCACTAATCCTGGAATTTGGTCTATGATTCCTGATACAATATTTGTAAATGTCAAAGAATTAATCGAGGATGGAATTAATCTTGGTGGAAAATATCTTGATGTATCAAGAATTCCTGCATCAAAACAACTTGATGACATTACAAGTTCATTATCTATTGTTATTGCTCTTCTTTCAAAAGAAGCTTCACAAGAAGTTGTAATTGATGGACTGGTACAATTATTTACAAAGCATTCAAAGTCTCTTACAGAACTTGAACAAAAACTCACAGATGCATTTGCAACTGCATCTACAACTGCAAAATACAACAAAACAAGTACAAAGGTATCAATTAGATTACAATTAGGAACTGATACAAAAATAATTAATTCAATTATCAATGCATACAAAAATTACACAAAAATTACACCAATTCCAAAAATTGGCCTGATAGTAGATGTTGACAAAGGAAAAATTACTGATGTTTCAGAATCAATAGCTGAAATAATTTCCATTGGTGGACATGTAATGTTTGCTAAAGGTCAAACTTCTAGCTCTGGTGTTACAAATGGATCTACAAAGATCACAACTCCACTTTCGATAAACTTGGAATCTGTTTCAATAAATCTTCCAAGACTTGCATTTGAATCAAACAAAGATGAAACTTACTTTAGGGCAAGACTTGCATTACTAATGAAACCTGCACTATCATCTATGGCATTAAGAAAGAAAGAGATCTCAGATCTTACAAGAAGAGGACTAAACCCAATTCTTGCAAAGAATACACAATATATGCAAAGAAGTTCTGTTTCACTTGTTGTAAATTTGGTAGGACTCAAAGAGTCTGTGTTTAACATCCTTGGATTCCAAGATAATAAAGAAGGACGTGATATTCTTCATAAGGTAATTGAAACTGCAGTTGATGTTGGAGTCAAAAAAGGCAAAGAATTAGGTGATACTGTTGCAATTTGTATGACTGAAACTGAAGCATCTGCTCGTTTTGCTACTCTGGATGGCGAAAAATATGGCAAAAATTCTTCCTTAAATTCAATGGAGGGTGACTCTTATTCTCAGGGAATAGTCATCAATGCCTCTGAAATTTCCAATTATACTAACAAAAGCGAGTCTATAGTAGAGGCTAACAAGCTCTCAAAAATTCTAAGTGGAGGATTACTCGTGACTTTGCAAATTGATAATGATGCAAAAATTGCAGATATCAAAAAATCATTAGAGAAAGCATCAGAACTTACAACTTCTTTCAAGCCTGTAAGAAAAATTGCGATATGTGGCGAATGTGGATTTAAGGATGAACCATTTGAGGATAAATGTCCAAAGTGCAAGTCTCCATATGTTGTCTGA
- a CDS encoding ribosome biogenesis protein encodes MISLVLSESSLELVPYELQDHPSVISHARKLGKHPSEILLDNSWHFAAMKGIENEMKRGRPDLVHFSILEATTIPLYLQNKIKIYIHTIDDKVIYFGQNVLIPKSYHRFEGVIEKLYCEKKIIANNKVLLEIKEKTFSELLDEINPSKVIGFSTKGKSSSYEKIAAEISDNTCIAIGGFQKGHFSDFIENKITNLYSIGDESFEGHVVVARLLYECEKTIFM; translated from the coding sequence ATGATTTCTTTAGTTTTATCTGAATCCTCGTTAGAACTTGTACCATATGAACTACAAGATCATCCATCAGTAATTTCTCATGCAAGAAAACTTGGAAAACATCCATCAGAAATTTTACTAGATAATTCATGGCATTTTGCAGCTATGAAAGGAATTGAAAATGAAATGAAAAGAGGAAGACCAGATTTAGTACACTTTTCAATACTTGAAGCTACTACAATTCCATTATATCTTCAAAATAAAATAAAAATTTACATTCACACAATTGATGATAAAGTAATTTACTTTGGTCAAAATGTTCTCATTCCGAAATCTTATCATAGATTTGAAGGAGTAATTGAAAAACTCTACTGCGAAAAAAAAATTATAGCAAATAATAAAGTATTATTAGAGATTAAAGAAAAAACATTTTCAGAACTTCTTGACGAAATTAACCCATCCAAAGTAATTGGTTTTTCTACAAAAGGTAAATCTAGTTCATATGAAAAAATTGCAGCTGAGATTTCAGATAATACATGTATTGCAATCGGTGGATTTCAAAAGGGGCATTTTTCAGATTTTATTGAAAACAAAATTACTAATTTGTATTCTATTGGCGATGAATCATTTGAGGGTCATGTTGTAGTTGCCAGATTACTCTATGAATGCGAAAAAACCATTTTTATGTAG
- a CDS encoding response regulator, whose product MITVAIVDDEIALTELFTDLFEMEKIDVVGVGYDGKQAVELCSKYNPDYLLLDLSMPEFDGFYALEKLQNTSTKIIITTGLIEENILNQLNKFPILSVQYKPVDFNEVLKVMVPI is encoded by the coding sequence ATGATAACAGTAGCAATAGTTGATGATGAAATTGCATTAACTGAATTGTTCACTGATCTGTTTGAAATGGAAAAAATTGATGTAGTTGGAGTAGGATATGATGGAAAACAGGCAGTGGAATTGTGTTCAAAGTATAACCCCGATTATCTTCTATTAGATTTGTCAATGCCTGAATTTGATGGATTTTATGCCCTTGAAAAATTACAAAATACATCTACAAAGATAATTATCACAACTGGATTAATTGAAGAAAACATTTTGAATCAATTAAACAAATTTCCAATATTGTCAGTACAATACAAGCCTGTAGATTTTAATGAAGTTTTGAAAGTTATGGTGCCGATCTGA
- a CDS encoding ATP-binding protein yields the protein MTNIRLNYSKKLLFLLLVVSLVPLVSLSTILYVDKTETESNILKNQLNSISETGSETISERILKQKSNVMSMAQIDTIVTATKILSNSDIGKDEYFKNRYELENQFSVFFNTFPELQCFIISNAKTGEILFYSDIFPPKEDLKNQRHFQEAIKGNVELGEIFLSSTPLPNEFGDFEINVPTFFISAPIQGEVGIEGILTVGINLFEINSIEQPDNFYTADSYLVNSEGYFLSKPKFIGDVLKSNLIKTRPELDLQIINPDSNQFTEIFKSSNSENTVLNLNGYTSYLGNVVVGSISPVKGTNWSYITEIEKNEAFSEITSIQILIFSIIGIVLICMIGLAFYFTSSFTAPIKNLQKATEQIIKGNLDIKTAVDSKDDIGELSRNFEFMIENLKEMTDIKEQLSIQQNLRKALDESSIVSIIDKNGKITYANDKFCKVSKYSKEELIGNRQDILRSNKIHPPSFYADLWRVISKGKIWHGEICNTAKDGTLFWNDTTVIPFLDKDGKISEYVSVRNDITEQKNLTQKLIHAERFSAIGELSSRMSHDIRNPLSIIQSEFELLKRKNILDEKQVERVTSAVSRITHQLNDVLDYLRDTPLESKRFNLSDLLSRVLTSLYVPSGVKINTSGDEIFMIGDESKMNIVMINLIFNAIQAVEEGGEIDVSLSKTNKEVIIQVKDSGTGIFIKPLEKIFDPLMTSKQKGTGLGLASVKNIITQHNGIISVKNNPTTFIIKIPQKEEHDNSSNS from the coding sequence ATGACAAACATACGACTAAATTATTCCAAAAAACTACTTTTCTTATTATTAGTTGTAAGCTTGGTTCCTCTAGTTTCATTGAGTACAATTCTTTATGTTGATAAAACTGAAACAGAATCAAATATTTTAAAAAATCAATTAAATTCTATTTCAGAAACTGGCTCAGAAACAATCTCTGAGCGTATACTAAAACAAAAAAGTAATGTTATGTCTATGGCACAAATTGACACTATAGTAACAGCTACTAAGATATTATCAAATTCAGATATTGGAAAAGATGAATATTTTAAAAATCGATATGAATTAGAGAATCAATTTAGTGTTTTTTTTAATACTTTTCCAGAATTACAATGTTTCATTATTAGCAATGCAAAAACAGGAGAAATCTTATTTTATTCAGATATATTCCCACCAAAAGAAGATCTAAAAAACCAAAGACATTTTCAAGAAGCAATTAAAGGAAATGTGGAACTTGGTGAGATATTTTTATCTTCTACACCACTACCAAATGAATTTGGGGATTTTGAAATAAATGTCCCAACTTTTTTTATCTCTGCTCCAATTCAAGGTGAAGTAGGAATAGAAGGAATACTTACAGTTGGAATTAATCTTTTTGAAATTAATTCTATAGAGCAACCAGATAATTTTTACACTGCAGATTCATACCTAGTAAATTCTGAAGGCTATTTTCTTTCAAAACCAAAATTTATTGGTGATGTATTAAAATCTAATTTGATTAAAACAAGACCTGAATTAGATCTTCAAATAATTAATCCAGATTCAAATCAGTTTACAGAAATTTTCAAGTCATCAAATAGTGAAAACACTGTACTAAACTTGAATGGTTATACTAGTTATCTAGGAAATGTCGTGGTTGGTTCCATTTCTCCAGTAAAAGGAACTAATTGGAGTTATATCACTGAAATTGAAAAGAATGAGGCATTTTCTGAAATTACATCAATTCAAATTCTGATATTCTCAATTATTGGTATTGTTTTGATATGCATGATTGGATTGGCATTTTATTTTACATCAAGTTTTACAGCACCTATCAAAAATCTCCAAAAAGCAACTGAACAAATCATCAAGGGAAATTTAGATATCAAGACTGCTGTAGATTCTAAAGATGATATCGGTGAATTATCTCGAAATTTTGAGTTTATGATTGAAAATCTAAAGGAAATGACTGACATCAAAGAACAACTCTCAATACAACAAAATTTAAGAAAAGCACTTGACGAATCATCCATAGTAAGCATAATTGATAAAAATGGAAAAATCACATATGCTAACGATAAATTCTGTAAAGTTTCAAAATATTCAAAAGAAGAACTTATTGGTAATCGACAAGATATTCTAAGATCTAATAAAATTCATCCTCCTAGTTTCTATGCAGATTTGTGGAGAGTAATCTCAAAAGGGAAAATTTGGCATGGTGAAATTTGTAACACAGCAAAAGATGGAACTTTGTTTTGGAATGATACAACTGTCATTCCATTTTTAGACAAAGATGGAAAAATATCTGAATATGTTTCAGTTAGAAATGATATAACTGAACAAAAAAATCTCACTCAAAAATTGATTCATGCTGAAAGATTTAGTGCCATAGGAGAATTATCTTCTAGAATGTCTCATGATATTAGAAATCCTCTTTCAATAATACAAAGTGAATTCGAACTTTTAAAACGCAAAAATATTCTTGATGAAAAGCAAGTAGAACGAGTTACTAGTGCAGTAAGCAGAATAACTCATCAACTCAATGATGTATTGGATTATCTAAGGGACACTCCCCTAGAATCAAAAAGATTCAATCTTTCTGATCTTTTAAGTAGAGTTTTAACTTCACTGTATGTACCTTCTGGAGTAAAAATTAACACTTCAGGTGATGAAATTTTTATGATTGGTGATGAAAGTAAAATGAATATTGTTATGATCAATCTGATTTTTAATGCTATTCAAGCTGTTGAAGAAGGTGGCGAAATAGATGTTTCTTTATCAAAAACTAACAAGGAAGTAATAATTCAAGTCAAAGACTCTGGGACAGGAATTTTTATTAAGCCACTTGAAAAAATATTTGATCCTTTAATGACATCAAAGCAAAAAGGGACAGGATTAGGACTTGCAAGTGTGAAAAATATCATAACTCAGCATAATGGAATCATTTCTGTAAAAAACAATCCTACTACATTTATAATAAAAATTCCACAAAAAGAAGAACATGATAACAGTAGCAATAGTTGA
- a CDS encoding RNase P subunit, which produces MQILIENAITNAKTNPELSQRQAYLARRISTRHKIRMPYDLRMVFCKKCKSFIAPGINSRIRLGRASIKSIRISCNLCGHTYRKIIPP; this is translated from the coding sequence ATGCAAATTCTTATTGAAAATGCAATAACTAATGCAAAAACAAATCCTGAACTTTCTCAACGTCAGGCTTATCTTGCTAGAAGAATTAGTACAAGACACAAAATCCGAATGCCTTATGATCTTAGGATGGTTTTCTGCAAAAAATGCAAGTCATTTATTGCTCCTGGAATAAATTCTAGAATTCGTCTAGGCAGAGCATCTATCAAGTCGATCAGAATTTCTTGTAACTTGTGTGGGCATACTTATCGCAAAATAATACCTCCATGA
- a CDS encoding adenosylcobalamin-dependent ribonucleoside-diphosphate reductase, giving the protein MDNTQIENTISEIRKRSGAVTAFNKNKISNAIFRALAATSKADRGLADQLAENVVNKLVEQGFTSSRTPTVEDIQDIVESTLIDSGNSDIAKAYIVYRHERRKLREEKMKVLNLKTLDPVSKKFDLNCLRVLASRYLFRNAKNEIIESPTQMFERVAILVGIGDILYDSQVFDKSGNIKQDVEEAKSYLEKLDAFDYKFKVGDYFFNKWHFRSLINHYVTLANKGQMKVSFKDLLTLLAGKKLDSYADKIAEYFELMTAQDFLPNSPTMMNAGGRLGQLSACFVLGMEDGMEQIMKSTSDAALIFKSGGGVGINYSNLREEGDIVASTSGVASGPVSFMNIINTVTEVVKQGGKRRGANMGIIEAWHPDVEKFITNKTEPGVLENFNVSVGIWEDFWHALVNTTDGNYVLRSPRDKKPVKEINAHQLIDLIALSAWKSAEPGLIFFDQINKYNVFAKARKAPLRATNPCVTADTWVATADGPRKVRELVGVPFKSYLNGKTWNTKGFFSTGTKKIFKLKTKEGYELHLTEDHKILAVKHMNRYTLKSEWKQARDLKQGEHIVLDDCRYYEWDGRFGEDEGYMLGLTVGDGHIKKDNVVISSWGESTGNVAVRNQILQYAQQMPHRSDFRGWTKIKGRDEYRLSLASIRDLAKSLGLGYKNKTITESMEKTSSAFYKGFLRGLFDADGTVIGSQQKGVSVRLAQSDLKVLQAVQRMLLRLGIASKIYTNRRREQEKLLPDGKGGMKAYHIKSQHELVISEENLLRFHNVIGFADSSKMEKLGVLLGDYKRNLNRERFVATVVSLVDEGIEEVYDVQVPQVNAFDANGIIAHNCGEQSLYPYESCNLGSINLVNLVKRQADGTYEFDWQRYEETIRKTTRFLDNIIDVNTYPVPEISVASKESRRIGLGVMGVADLLYKLKIPYNSQEGYELQSKLSEALSYYSMEESVALAKSRGEFPLCSNTEYPEGKIPISGYYEKPKKSHSYEWDPLIDKIKKHGIRNVLTTTVAPTGTLSMIADCSNGMEPAFALVFEKRVTVGRFFYTNKILEEALKEEGLYTDKILEKIADNYGSLKGLDEIPQWMQDVFVTAMDIHWADHLMAQGVWQDWIGNAIAKTINMPYDVTVEDVKSAYLLAHEIGLKGMTVYRDGSRHKQVLHMTSENATKIFEVSPSQYMTAFVTENITNPYIKSQVNASLALKVHDEEIKIESQKHEEVSEDRLCPTCKNNLIFVEGCSICIECGYSGCTSG; this is encoded by the coding sequence ATGGACAATACACAAATTGAAAATACGATCAGTGAGATCCGTAAGCGCAGTGGCGCAGTCACGGCTTTCAATAAAAATAAAATTTCAAATGCCATATTTCGGGCATTGGCCGCCACCTCCAAAGCCGATCGTGGCCTGGCCGATCAACTAGCAGAGAATGTAGTAAACAAACTAGTTGAGCAAGGATTTACCAGCAGTAGAACGCCTACTGTTGAAGATATCCAGGATATTGTAGAATCTACTTTAATTGATAGTGGAAATAGCGATATTGCAAAAGCATACATCGTTTACAGACATGAGAGAAGAAAACTAAGAGAAGAGAAAATGAAGGTCTTGAATCTAAAGACCCTTGACCCAGTTTCCAAAAAGTTTGATCTGAATTGTCTTAGGGTTCTAGCATCAAGATATCTTTTCAGAAATGCAAAAAATGAGATTATTGAATCTCCAACTCAAATGTTTGAGCGTGTTGCAATTCTGGTAGGAATTGGTGATATTCTATATGATTCACAAGTCTTTGACAAATCAGGAAATATCAAACAAGACGTAGAAGAAGCAAAATCTTATCTTGAAAAGCTAGATGCCTTTGATTATAAATTCAAAGTAGGAGATTATTTCTTCAATAAATGGCATTTTAGATCTTTAATCAACCACTACGTGACTCTTGCAAACAAAGGTCAAATGAAAGTAAGCTTCAAAGATCTCTTGACATTACTTGCAGGAAAGAAACTTGATAGTTATGCAGACAAAATCGCTGAATACTTTGAGCTGATGACTGCACAAGACTTTCTACCAAATTCACCAACTATGATGAACGCAGGTGGAAGATTAGGACAACTATCTGCATGCTTTGTACTTGGAATGGAAGATGGCATGGAGCAAATCATGAAATCTACCTCTGATGCAGCATTAATCTTCAAGTCTGGTGGTGGTGTTGGAATCAACTATTCTAATCTTCGTGAGGAAGGCGACATTGTAGCATCCACTTCAGGTGTTGCATCTGGACCAGTATCTTTCATGAATATCATCAATACCGTGACTGAAGTAGTCAAACAAGGAGGAAAAAGACGTGGTGCAAACATGGGAATTATTGAAGCATGGCATCCTGATGTTGAAAAATTCATTACAAACAAAACAGAACCAGGCGTTTTAGAAAACTTTAACGTAAGTGTTGGTATCTGGGAAGACTTTTGGCATGCACTAGTAAATACTACTGATGGTAACTATGTCTTACGTAGTCCACGTGACAAAAAACCAGTTAAAGAAATCAATGCACATCAACTAATTGATCTGATTGCACTTTCTGCATGGAAGAGTGCAGAACCTGGATTGATCTTCTTTGATCAAATTAACAAATACAATGTATTTGCAAAAGCCCGAAAAGCACCCCTAAGAGCCACAAATCCATGCGTAACTGCAGATACATGGGTAGCAACAGCAGATGGTCCAAGAAAGGTCAGGGAACTTGTAGGAGTTCCATTCAAGTCTTATCTGAATGGGAAGACATGGAATACAAAAGGCTTCTTTTCTACCGGCACCAAGAAGATATTCAAACTAAAAACAAAAGAGGGCTACGAACTACATCTAACAGAAGATCATAAAATTCTGGCTGTTAAACACATGAATAGATACACACTAAAGTCAGAATGGAAACAAGCAAGAGATCTAAAACAAGGTGAACATATTGTTCTTGATGACTGTAGATACTATGAATGGGATGGAAGGTTTGGTGAAGATGAAGGATATATGTTGGGGCTAACGGTAGGCGATGGTCACATTAAAAAAGACAATGTGGTTATTTCTTCATGGGGGGAAAGTACTGGAAACGTTGCTGTAAGAAACCAGATACTACAATATGCCCAACAAATGCCACATAGATCTGACTTTAGAGGTTGGACAAAGATCAAAGGACGTGATGAATACCGACTATCACTGGCATCAATAAGGGATCTTGCCAAATCATTAGGATTAGGATACAAGAACAAAACAATAACTGAAAGTATGGAGAAAACATCATCAGCATTCTACAAAGGATTTCTGAGAGGTTTATTTGATGCAGATGGAACTGTAATAGGTAGCCAACAAAAAGGCGTATCTGTACGTCTAGCACAAAGTGATCTAAAAGTACTACAAGCTGTCCAACGTATGCTACTGCGACTCGGTATTGCATCAAAGATATATACAAACAGAAGGAGAGAGCAAGAGAAACTGCTGCCAGACGGTAAGGGCGGAATGAAGGCATATCATATCAAATCTCAACATGAACTTGTCATATCTGAAGAGAACCTCTTACGTTTCCACAATGTAATCGGCTTTGCAGATTCTTCAAAAATGGAAAAACTAGGTGTGTTACTTGGAGATTACAAGAGAAATCTCAACAGAGAGAGGTTTGTAGCAACGGTTGTAAGCCTTGTGGATGAAGGGATTGAAGAGGTATATGATGTTCAAGTACCTCAAGTGAATGCCTTTGATGCAAACGGTATCATTGCCCACAACTGTGGTGAACAAAGTCTCTATCCATACGAATCATGTAATCTAGGTTCTATCAACTTGGTGAATCTCGTCAAGAGACAAGCAGATGGAACTTACGAGTTTGATTGGCAAAGATATGAAGAAACAATCAGAAAGACAACAAGATTCTTGGATAACATCATTGATGTCAATACATATCCAGTACCAGAAATTAGTGTAGCATCAAAAGAATCTAGACGTATTGGACTTGGAGTGATGGGAGTAGCTGATCTCTTATACAAACTAAAAATCCCATACAATTCTCAAGAAGGATATGAACTACAATCAAAACTGTCTGAAGCCCTATCATACTATTCAATGGAAGAAAGTGTAGCACTTGCTAAATCTCGTGGTGAGTTTCCACTCTGTTCTAACACAGAATACCCAGAAGGTAAGATTCCAATTTCAGGATACTATGAGAAACCAAAAAAATCTCATTCTTATGAATGGGATCCACTCATTGATAAAATCAAAAAACATGGTATCAGAAATGTCTTAACTACTACGGTAGCTCCAACTGGTACACTCTCAATGATTGCAGACTGTTCAAATGGAATGGAACCTGCATTTGCTCTTGTATTTGAGAAGAGAGTAACTGTTGGAAGATTCTTCTATACAAACAAGATTCTAGAAGAAGCTCTCAAAGAAGAAGGTCTTTACACTGATAAAATTCTTGAAAAGATTGCAGACAATTATGGTTCATTGAAAGGATTAGACGAAATTCCTCAATGGATGCAAGATGTATTTGTTACTGCAATGGATATTCACTGGGCTGATCATCTTATGGCTCAAGGTGTATGGCAAGACTGGATTGGAAATGCAATTGCAAAAACAATCAACATGCCATATGATGTAACAGTAGAAGATGTGAAATCTGCATATCTGCTTGCACATGAAATAGGACTAAAAGGAATGACTGTTTATCGTGACGGTTCTAGACACAAACAAGTCCTTCATATGACCAGTGAAAATGCAACAAAGATATTTGAAGTATCGCCAAGTCAGTACATGACTGCTTTTGTCACTGAAAACATCACAAATCCTTACATCAAATCCCAAGTCAATGCTTCACTTGCATTAAAAGTTCATGACGAAGAAATCAAAATAGAATCCCAAAAACATGAAGAGGTTTCAGAAGATCGTCTATGTCCAACATGCAAAAACAATCTAATCTTTGTAGAAGGTTGTAGTATTTGCATTGAATGCGGTTACAGTGGTTGTACTTCTGGTTAA
- the urtA gene encoding urea ABC transporter substrate-binding protein encodes MNKILIFSVIGIISVMVIGFTIHNLQNDYTNHVSNNNDLVFERPVIPLDRNNPIKIGILHSLSGTMAISEIAVVDSTLMAIEEINEKGGILGREVVPIVKDGSSNWDTFAEEAENLIVDENVSVVFGGWTSASRKTMKPIFEKYDHLLFYPVQYEGLEKSPNIIYTGASPNQQVLPAVKWAYDNLGTKFFLIGSDYVFPRSANEIIKDKINELGGTIMGEEYRLLGDTNFDDVVDKISESKPDVILNTVNGDSNLAFFKQLREKGISSEQIPTISFSIAEDEIRHFGVNYMQGDYASWNYFQSLTNEKNRQFVNNFQKKYGLDRVVDDPMEAGYIGVYLYAKAVESVGTDDIPVVREALRGMTFHAPEGPVGIDPHNQHLSKVVRIGKILPDGQFKIVSSSEKPIKPEPFPEYKTEEQWNSFLEDLYVGWDENWANPKISQGVQK; translated from the coding sequence ATGAATAAAATTCTCATTTTTTCTGTTATTGGAATAATTTCCGTTATGGTAATTGGATTTACAATCCACAATCTACAAAATGACTATACCAACCATGTTTCAAATAACAATGATTTAGTTTTTGAACGTCCTGTTATTCCTCTAGATAGAAATAATCCCATCAAAATAGGTATTCTTCATTCCCTTTCTGGAACTATGGCAATTAGTGAGATTGCTGTTGTTGATTCAACCCTGATGGCTATTGAAGAAATTAATGAAAAAGGAGGAATACTTGGTAGAGAAGTAGTACCTATAGTAAAAGATGGTAGTTCAAATTGGGATACTTTTGCAGAAGAGGCTGAAAATCTGATAGTAGATGAAAATGTAAGCGTTGTCTTTGGAGGATGGACATCTGCTAGTAGAAAAACTATGAAACCAATTTTTGAAAAATATGATCATTTATTATTTTATCCAGTTCAATACGAAGGATTAGAAAAATCTCCAAACATAATTTACACGGGAGCGTCTCCTAACCAACAAGTTTTGCCTGCAGTAAAGTGGGCATATGATAACTTGGGAACAAAATTTTTCTTAATTGGTTCTGATTATGTTTTTCCAAGAAGTGCAAATGAAATCATTAAAGACAAAATTAATGAGCTAGGAGGAACTATAATGGGAGAAGAATATAGGCTACTTGGAGATACAAATTTTGATGATGTTGTAGATAAAATTTCTGAATCTAAACCCGATGTGATACTAAATACTGTTAATGGAGATAGCAATCTTGCATTTTTCAAACAATTAAGGGAAAAAGGAATTTCTTCAGAACAAATTCCTACCATCTCATTTAGTATTGCAGAAGATGAAATTAGACACTTTGGTGTAAATTACATGCAAGGAGATTATGCTTCTTGGAATTACTTTCAAAGTCTTACAAATGAAAAAAATAGACAATTTGTAAATAATTTTCAGAAAAAATATGGTCTAGATCGTGTCGTTGATGATCCTATGGAAGCAGGATATATCGGAGTCTATCTGTATGCAAAAGCAGTAGAATCTGTAGGAACAGATGATATCCCAGTTGTAAGAGAAGCATTGAGAGGAATGACATTTCATGCACCTGAAGGCCCAGTTGGCATAGATCCTCATAACCAACACCTCTCAAAAGTTGTAAGAATAGGCAAAATTCTTCCTGATGGTCAATTCAAAATAGTTTCAAGTTCAGAAAAACCAATCAAGCCAGAGCCTTTCCCTGAATACAAAACAGAAGAACAATGGAATTCATTTCTTGAAGACCTCTATGTAGGATGGGATGAAAATTGGGCTAATCCTAAAATTTCTCAAGGAGTTCAAAAATGA